The Chloroflexota bacterium DNA window ATCAGCACGCCCCCCTCGCGTACGGGGGTCAGCACCCCCTCTTCCCGACGGGTCGCCAGCGGGTTGTGGCTGGCCCCGTACAGCGCCACGTGGCGGGCCGGAACGTTGCCGGTGCTCATGTGCTGGTGGAACCAGCCGTCCGGCGGGGAGTAGATGCTGTTGGGGCCCCATTCCACGAGAACAACGCGATCGGCGTAGCCGTCCTGCCAGGGATGAATGCCGATTTCGTGCGGCCAGAGATTGACGTAGCCGTGGCCCTTGAGCCCGACGAGCACGGCGCCCGGACCGTGGTAGTGGGCCTTGTGATAGCGGCCCACGGGCCACTCGGAGATATGCCCCGACGGAAAGCCCCCGGCCATTCGGTAGCCGGTGAGCTGTCCGCCGGCGACCTTGTGGTTGTTGTCGTCGACGAACTCCGCGTTCACGTCCGGAATGAAGTTGGTGTACCAGGTACGCGGGTGATATCCACCCGGATAGATGCGGTCCTCCGTCCGCGCGAAGTAGCTTTCGCTGCCGTCGTAGAGCTCGACGAAGTCGTGGTCGCAGGTGAAGACGAACTCGAAGGGGCTGGCCGGGGTTTCGACGCTGTGACGATCCTGGGCGGCCCAGTTGCCGAAGAGCGCGGTCATGACGCGCGGCGCTGTCGTCACGCCGAGATAGAGCACCGGCTCTCGGCCCAGGTTGAACATGCGGTAGTAGGTGTTCTTCGGGGGAGCGAACAGGCTTCCCTTGCCCCACTCGAACGTTCGCTTGGGGCCGTTCTTCTGCCAGAGCTGCGTCGCTCCGGTTCCCTGTAGGATAAGCGTGAACTGCTCGTATAGGTGGTGCTGGATGTCGAGGGATTCCCCAGGCGGAATCTCGCAGACAAACATGCCCAGCTCCGACTGGTAGGTGCCTTCCAGCTCGAGAAAGACCGCCCGCCCCGCGCCGGTTCGCGCCCAGCGCTCGCGCGGTACCGCCGTGATATCGGAGATGCCCGCCACGGCGAAATGGATCGGAATTCCTTCGCCGCGCATCCACTGGTAGTAGGCCATGCGCTCCCGAGCCTGCAGATCTCTGGGATCGACGCTCTCCGGTGTCTTGCTTGCCTGCATGCTGCCTCCCACAATCAGTGAGACCCTGGGCTCGTTCCCCGGGCTGGGTCCGGCGGTTCCTTACCCGCTGTGTGGGCATCGGCCCTTCGCCGGCCGGGCCGGTTCGGGACGCAGTATAGCAGCGACCTCGCTACGTCGCGCGGGATCGCCGCGTGGGATATGCTTAGGCGCGGCCAGAGTAGCGCGCGAAGGGGGGCTGACTCTTGAAGCTTCTGTTCTTCAACGATTTTCGGTTGGGTGTGCTGAAGGCTGGTGGCCGCGTGGTAGACGTCACTGCCGCCGTGCCCATCGCGGCGTCGCTGCCGAGAACCCGGCTCGGCGGCCAGCTCATCATTGAGACGGTCATCGAGGACTTCGACCGCTTCCGTCCCGAATTCGAGCGCGTGGTCGCGCGGGAGGAAGGGGTGCCCTACGCGGACGTCACAGTGCGGCCTCCGCTCCCACGGCCGCCGAACACCCTCTGCGCCTGGGGAAATTTCCAGGACACGAACAATCCCAAGCCGAAACGGCCGATCTACTACATGGACTTCTTCCACAAGAGCGCGACGTCGGTGGTCTCCAGCGGGGACACGGTGGAGCTTCCGAACTGGGAGGAAGCGACGTCGTTCAACCCTGAGCCGGAGCTGGCATACGTGATCGGCAAGCGAGCGAGGAAGCTCTCAGCCGGGCAGGGGCTCGACCATGTCTTTGGCTTCATGAATTTCGCCGACATCTCGTGCCATGGGGTACCGAACCGATTCACCAATTTCATGCACAAGTCGCTCGAGAGCTTTGCGCCCATGGGACCGGTGATCACAACGAAGGATGAGATTCCCGATCCCCAGAACGTGCGTGTGCGCCTCTACGTCAACGGCGAGCTGAAGCAGGACTACAACACAAACGCGATGGTCCAGCCCATCGAAGAGCAGGTGGTCTGGCTCTCTCAGCTCATCACGCTTCAGCCAGGAGATGTCGTCTCGTGCGGCACGCACCACGTCGGCCTGCCCCCCATCAATGACGGTGACGTCGTGGAGCTGGAAGGCGAGGGCCTGGGGCGGCTGCGCTTCAACATCAAGAGCGACGGACCGCGCAAGACGCAGTACTGGGCCCCCGGCGGCGGGGTGCGGCGGTCTGAGATCTGGACGCCAGCGCCACAGGACATTCCTGCACACCTCGCCTGATCGAACGACGTCGCCGCCACGAAGACCCGAGGGCCGCCCGGGGCCGTGCCGGACGGTC harbors:
- a CDS encoding fumarylacetoacetate hydrolase family protein, producing the protein MKLLFFNDFRLGVLKAGGRVVDVTAAVPIAASLPRTRLGGQLIIETVIEDFDRFRPEFERVVAREEGVPYADVTVRPPLPRPPNTLCAWGNFQDTNNPKPKRPIYYMDFFHKSATSVVSSGDTVELPNWEEATSFNPEPELAYVIGKRARKLSAGQGLDHVFGFMNFADISCHGVPNRFTNFMHKSLESFAPMGPVITTKDEIPDPQNVRVRLYVNGELKQDYNTNAMVQPIEEQVVWLSQLITLQPGDVVSCGTHHVGLPPINDGDVVELEGEGLGRLRFNIKSDGPRKTQYWAPGGGVRRSEIWTPAPQDIPAHLA